The window CCGTTGTGGTCGCCCTTATCCCCTGTACGCTCATGGCGTTTTACAACACCGGACTTCAGGCCAACCTTGCCATTGCGGCTACGGGTACTGAAAACCTTGAGGGCTGGCGGCACGGGCTGATTCAGGCTTTCGGTGTGGGGTATGATCCGCACAGCATCGGGGCGAATTTCTTCCACGGCGCACTGTACTTTCTGCCGCTTTATATAGCCACACTGGCTGTGGGCGGCTTCTGGGAGCTTCTGTTCTCGGTGGTGCGCAAACATGAGATAGGCGAGGCGTTTCTGGTCACCAGCCTTCTTTATCCTCTGATACTCCCCCCGACAGTACCCATCTGGCAGGCCATGGTGGCACTGTCCATTGGTCTGGTGCTGGGTAAGGAGGTTTTCGGAGGCACAGGGCGCAACTTCGTGAACCCTGCGCTTTTCGCAAGGGCTATACTGTTTTTCTCCTATCCGGCAGGTATTTCCGGCGACACCGCATGGGTGGCTCTGGACGGCTACAGCTATGCCACACCCCTTGCATCGCAGTCACTTTCCGGACATATCGACGTGTCATGGACCGACGCTTTTCTGGGGTTCATTCCCGGTTCAATGGGTGAAACCTCCACTCTGGCGTGTCTTTTCGGTGCGGCGGTGCTTATCTATACCGGAATAGGCTCGTGGCGGATAATCGTTTCGTCCGTAGCGGGGCTTTTTGCGCTGACATTTATGTTCAATATGATAGGTTCGGACACTAACTATATGTTCTCCCTCACGCCCGACTGGCATCTTGTGATAGGCGGTTTTGCCTTCGCAACTGTGTTCATGGCAACAGACCCTGTTTCGGCGGCATACACCGATACGGGTAAGTATTTCTACGGATTCCTCATAGGAGCCATGACCGCACTGGTGCGTGTGGTGAACCCAGCATATCCCGAAGGGGCTATGCTGGCGGTTCTGTTTGCAAACATTTTTGCGCCGCTCATCGACTATCTGGTGATGAAGGCGAATATCGCAAGGAGGGCAAAGAGATATGCGGCCTGAAAGCGATCTTAGAACGTTTATAATTGCGCTGGTGCTTGCTGTTATATGCTCCTTTTTCGTGGCGGGGGCAAACGTGCTCCTCAAGCCCAGACAGGACATGAACAGGGAACTGGAACGCAAAAAGAATATACTTCTGGCGGCCGGAGTTCTGCAGGCCGACACGGATGTGAACAGCGCATTTGAAGCTGTTGAGACATATCTTGTTGATATGCGCACGGGAAAGGCCGAAAAGGGGGATGCGGGCAAATATTTTGAGAGCATCCGCAGACTTGCCTCGTCCGCCGATGCGGTTCAGCTGAACAAACAGCAGGATGTCGCCGTTATCAAAAGCATTCCGGCGAAAATTCCCGTTTTCATCCTGCGTGACGGCAGCGGACAGGTTTCGAAGGTGGTTCTGCCAATTTACGGTTCCGGTCTCTGGAGCACAATGTACGGGTTCATGGCTCTGAACGCAGATCTGAACACTGTAAGCGGCATAACCTTTTATGACCACGGAGAAACACCCGGTCTGGGCGGCGAGATAGACAATCCGCTGTGGAAGGCCGGCTGGGTTGACAAAAAGATATACGGCGACGACGGCTCGGTGGCTCTTTCCGTTGTGAAAGGGGCAAAGGGCGACAGCCAGATAGATTCTCTGAGCGGGGCGACAATGACCAGCAGAGGCGTTGAGAACACCGTCCGTTTCTGGATGGGTGCGGACGGCTACGGCAAATTCCTTGCTTCGCTTAAACAGGGGGGTGCTTGATGTCGGCAATGAAGGTCTTTACAGACCCGATCATAAAGAACAACCCCATTGCGGTTCAGGTGCTGGGCATCTGCTCCACACTGGCGGTTACCACAAAGATGGAGGTGACACTCGTTATGGCGGTATCCGTTATGACGGTTACGGCACTCTCCAACCTCTTCATATCCATGCTGAGAAAGCTTATGCCCTCCAGCATCAGGCTTATAATCGAGATGACTGTGGTTGCCACTCTGGTCATCATCGCAGATCAGATCATCAAGGCCTACATGTTCGAGGTGAGCAAACAGCTGTCGGTGTTCATGGGGCTTATCATCACCAACTGCATCATCATGGGACGTGCGGAGGCATATGCCATCAGCAACCCACCGTTCAGAAGCTTTCTGGATGGTCTGGGCAACGGTGCAGGATACGGCCTTGTGCTTATCATAATAGCCACCATCAGGGAGATCGTTGGTTCCGGCAAGTTCTTCGGAATGACGGTTCTGCCCACGGTGAACTCAGGCGGGTGGTATCAGCCAAACGGGCTTTTTCTGCTTGCGCCCAGTGCGTTCTTCCTCATAGGCATCCTGATATGGATAGCCAGACTGACAGTCGTTAAGGCGGAGGAGTAATATGGAAGCATATCTTTCGCTGTTCATAAAATCAATTTTCATCGAGAACATGGCTCTGTCCTTCTTTCTGGGCATGTGTACGTTCATCGCTGTTTCAAAGAAGGTCGAGACCGCTTTCGGCCTCGGTGTTGCGGTGGTGTTTGTTCAGGCCATAACGGTTCCGGCTAACAACCTGCTCTACAGGTTCGTGCTGAAAGAGGGTGCTCTGGCTTGGGCGGGTCTGCCCGACCTTGACCTCGGGTTTATCGGTCTTGTTACCTATATCGGCCTTATAGCCGCCATAGTGCAGATTCTGGAGATGGCGCTGGATAAATACGTTCCGTCGCTCTACTCAGCACTTGGCATCTTCCTGCCGCTTATAACGGTTAACTGTGCAATTCTGGGCGGTTCGCTGTTCATGGTGCAGAGGGATTATTCCTTCGGCGAGTCCGTGGTATACGGGTTCGGCTCCGGCATAGGCTGGGCGCTGGCGATCGTCACCATGGCGGGCATCAGAGACAGGATAAAATATGCCGACACACCCAGAGGGCTTGGCGGCATGGGAATAACATTCATAACGGCAGGCATCATGGCCATAGCCTTTATGCTGTTTTCGGGGATAAAGTTATGACACTGCTTATAATGGGCGTCATCGTATTTACAGCTGTGATACTGCTTCTGGTGGGGGTGATCATCAACGCCAGAAGGATGCTTGTCTCAGCGGGAACGGTGACCATAAACATAAACCATAAGAAGGATTTCAGTGTGTCTACGGGCGGCAAGCTCATCAGCGCACTGGCGGACAACGGCAT of the Seleniivibrio woodruffii genome contains:
- a CDS encoding NADH:ubiquinone reductase (Na(+)-transporting) subunit B → MKKFFDKYRHLFEKGGRLERWYPVFEMADTFLYNPLHRTKGTTHLRDGIDLKRIMITVVVALIPCTLMAFYNTGLQANLAIAATGTENLEGWRHGLIQAFGVGYDPHSIGANFFHGALYFLPLYIATLAVGGFWELLFSVVRKHEIGEAFLVTSLLYPLILPPTVPIWQAMVALSIGLVLGKEVFGGTGRNFVNPALFARAILFFSYPAGISGDTAWVALDGYSYATPLASQSLSGHIDVSWTDAFLGFIPGSMGETSTLACLFGAAVLIYTGIGSWRIIVSSVAGLFALTFMFNMIGSDTNYMFSLTPDWHLVIGGFAFATVFMATDPVSAAYTDTGKYFYGFLIGAMTALVRVVNPAYPEGAMLAVLFANIFAPLIDYLVMKANIARRAKRYAA
- a CDS encoding Na(+)-translocating NADH-quinone reductase subunit C; the protein is MRPESDLRTFIIALVLAVICSFFVAGANVLLKPRQDMNRELERKKNILLAAGVLQADTDVNSAFEAVETYLVDMRTGKAEKGDAGKYFESIRRLASSADAVQLNKQQDVAVIKSIPAKIPVFILRDGSGQVSKVVLPIYGSGLWSTMYGFMALNADLNTVSGITFYDHGETPGLGGEIDNPLWKAGWVDKKIYGDDGSVALSVVKGAKGDSQIDSLSGATMTSRGVENTVRFWMGADGYGKFLASLKQGGA
- a CDS encoding NADH:ubiquinone reductase (Na(+)-transporting) subunit D produces the protein MSAMKVFTDPIIKNNPIAVQVLGICSTLAVTTKMEVTLVMAVSVMTVTALSNLFISMLRKLMPSSIRLIIEMTVVATLVIIADQIIKAYMFEVSKQLSVFMGLIITNCIIMGRAEAYAISNPPFRSFLDGLGNGAGYGLVLIIIATIREIVGSGKFFGMTVLPTVNSGGWYQPNGLFLLAPSAFFLIGILIWIARLTVVKAEE
- the nqrE gene encoding NADH:ubiquinone reductase (Na(+)-transporting) subunit E, with amino-acid sequence MEAYLSLFIKSIFIENMALSFFLGMCTFIAVSKKVETAFGLGVAVVFVQAITVPANNLLYRFVLKEGALAWAGLPDLDLGFIGLVTYIGLIAAIVQILEMALDKYVPSLYSALGIFLPLITVNCAILGGSLFMVQRDYSFGESVVYGFGSGIGWALAIVTMAGIRDRIKYADTPRGLGGMGITFITAGIMAIAFMLFSGIKL